GAAGCGCGTGGCGGTGATGGGGCATTCGCGGCTGGGGAAAACGTCGTTGTGGGCAGGCGCTCAGGACGAGCGATTCGCCATTGTGATCTCAAATGATTCAGGCGAAGGCGGGGCGGCGTTGGCGCGCCGGCGTTTTGGGGAGACCACCGAGCGCATCAACACTTCGTTTCCGCACTGGTTTTGCCGCAACTTCAAAAAATACAACGGCCGCGAGGACGATCTGCCCGTCGACCAGCACATGTTGATTGCCCTGATGGCGCCCCGACCGGTTTATGTCGCCAGCGCGCAAGAGGATCTTTGGGCCGATCCGCGCGGGGAATTCCTTTCAGCGAAGGGCGCGGAGCCGGTGTATCGCTTGCTGGGCAAAGAAGGTTTGGGCGTTGACGAAATGCCCGGAATGAACCAGCCGGTCGGTAAGACGATTGGCTATCACATTCGCACCGGCAAACACGACGTGACCGATTACGATTGGGAACAATACCTGAACTTCGCGGATGGGTGTTTCAGGAAGTAGGCACTTCTGCGCTCGCCATTCGCCGCGCTTTGGGTATTTTAACCTGCCGTGAAGTGGTTGCTTGGAAGTCGCAAGAGAAGTTTCGGCGCGGTTGCAGTTGTTTTACTGTGCGTTGGCGAACCCATCATTAGCCTGGAGGCGGCGGATCCCTTCAACTCTGCGCCTACCATCACAACTCAGCCGGCAAACATGGTGGCGCAGGTCGGGGGGAGTGTAGTTTTTACGGTTGGAGCGATCGGAGCTTTTCCTCTGGAGTATCAATGGTTCAAGAACGGCACATCCATCCTCAATGCCTTCAGTTCGTCGCTGTCCCTCGCTAATGTTCAGCCCGCGGACGCCGCGATCTTTCAGGTCCTTGTAAAGAATTCGTTCGGCTCAGTATTGAGCGCCAGCGCGTCCCTGACCGTGTTGACCCCTTTCTTGATCACAAAGGACCCCACGAACCAGGTGGTCAAAGCCGGCGCGGACGCCACCTTCTCGGTTCAAGCCTCCAGCAAGCTGCCGGTGAGTTATCGCTGGTTCAAGGATGGGAACCTGATCCCTGGGTCCGCCACGAACGTCTTGATCCTCAAAAATGTCCAGGATGTGGACGCCGGGTTTTACACGGCTTTGGCGTACGGAACGGAAGGCGTCCTGCGGAGCCAGCCGGCACTCTTGACGATCAACGGCGCGCTCCCGCCGCTGATTACGAAGCACCCCACAAACCAGACTCTTCTGATCGGCAGTGGCGCTGGTTTCTCTGTCCAGGGAACGGGCGGGCTGCCTTTCAGCTACCGCTGGTTCAAGAATGGATTGCTGCTTTCCAACGCGGTCAACTCGAACCTGACGATTGAGGCCGTGCAGGAATCCGATGCTGGAAACTATCACTGCGTCGTGACGAACCGCGCCGGCACCGTCAACAGCGTTTCCGCTTCTTTGGTGGTGCACGTCCCGCCGCGCATCACCGTTCAGCCGACCAACCGGGTCGCCCTTTCTGGAACCATCGTGGCGTTCTCGGCGGAGGCGAAAGGGGTGCCCGCTCCGGCTTATCGCTGGTTCAAGAACGGCACATCCATCCTCAATGCCTTCAGTTCGTCGCTGTCCCTCGCTAATGTTCAGCCCGCGGACAATGGCGAATACTACCTGCTTGCAACAAACCTGGTCGGAACCGCCACCAGCCACGTTGCCCGACTTGTGGTGCAAGTTCCCGCGAAGATCAAGACGCAGCCTGCCGCTCAAACCGTGTTTGTCGGAGACACAGCCCGACTCGCGATCGAAACCGAGGGAGAACTTCCCCTGGCGTTTCAATGGTTCAAAGGAACGAACATGATTCCCGAAGCCACCAACAGCGCTTTGATCCTCACCAATGCCCAGCCTGCCGACGCGGGGAGTTACATCGTCGCGGTGAGCAATGCCTTTGCCCGGGTGGTCAGCGTGCCCGCGGTCCTCACCGTGCGCTTTCCTGTGACCATCGCGCTTCAACCGACAAATCAGGCTGTCATGGTTGGGTCCAATGCGATTTTCAGTGTGGCGGCAACGGCCTTCGACGGCGGGGCGTTGAGCTATCAATGGCTGAAGAATGGCGCTCCAGTCCCAACGGCGAGGGCGGCGGAATTGGGGTTGATACGCGTTCAGGCTTCGGACGCCGGAGAGTACCAGGCGCGGGTATTCGGCACGGCCGGGGCTGCGACAAGTTCCGTGGCGCGGCTGATCGTGAACTTCCCCCCCGTGATTCGCTCTCGACTGGAAAATCAGACGGTTCCCGTCGGCGCGACGGCCCGGTTCTCGGCTGATGTGGCTGGAACTTCGCCTCTCTTTTTCAAATGGTTTAGAAACCAGGCCGTGATCACTAATGCCACGAACGCCGCTCTCGAATTGAAGCTTGCGCACTTCTCGGATCCGTCAGACTTCCGCTATGTCGTTACCAATGTTTTCGGAGCGGCGACGAGCGCGGTGGCTCGCTTGACGGTGAGCGCTCCGCCGGAATTCAAGGTCCAACCTCAGAGCCAGAGCGTCGTTGTAGGCTCATCGGCCAGCTTCCTGATCGAAGCCATGGGCACGCCATCCCTCAGTTATCAATGGTTCAAGAACGACGAGCCTGTGCCCGGCGCGACAAGCTGGCTCCTGGTCTTGCGTAACTTGCAGCCGTCCGATGCGGGGGTCTATCGCGTCGTCGTGCGCAACTCGTTCGGGCACGCGGAAAGCGCTGCCGCCAGACTGACCGTGGGTCTGGGCGCTGTGATCACTGCTCAACCCGTCAGCCGCGCCTTTCGCCTGGGCGATTCCGTGACATTCGGCATCTCTGTCGCGGACGCAAGCACGCCGCCGCTGAGTTTCCAATGGTTCAAAGACGGCCAGAGCATCGTGGGCGCCACGAATGCGACGTTCAGCTTGAGTGCCGTCAAAGCTGCCGACACCGGAAAATATGCGGTCGTCGTGACCAATCCATTTGGTACGGCGCGGAGTGTCGATGCGGTGCTGTCCCTGCGTTCGGTCTTTCCGGGCAAGGGCGATTTCGACCGAGACGGCTTCGCGGACATTCTGTTTCAAGACCAGAATGGCACCCTGGCCTCCTGGCACATGCAGGGCGCGGACCTGATTTCCGCGGCGCTTCTCGATTCCCAGGCCCGGCCCGCACCGGGCTGGAGGATCGCAGGCACCGGTGATTTCGATCAGGATGAAAAGGAGGACCTGGTCCTCCAACACCGCGATGGAGCCCTGGCCGCCTGGTTCCTGAATGGCCGGCAATTGATTTCAGGCGCCCTGATCAATGTCGATCTGGCCGAAGCCGGCGAGTGGAGGGTGGTCGGCGCCGCTGATTTCAACCACGACGAAAAGCCGGATCTCCTGGTCCAGGACCGCAACGGGAGACTGGTCGCGTGGATGGTGGACCATGTCCGCGTGGTTTCCACCGCGCTCCTCAATCTTGGAAATCCGATCGACCTGGCGTGGGAGGTGGTTGGAGCGGACGATTTCAACGAGGACGGAAGACCCGATGTCGTGTTTCAGCACCGCAACGGGACGCTGGCGCTTTGGCGCCTCGACGGTTTCGCCGCCGCCTCGGCAGCCTTGTTCAGCCCAAGCCATCCGGGCGATACGGATTGGCGCGTCGTCGGTGTCACAGATCGGAATGGGGACCGCAAGCCGGACCTGCTATTCCAGCATCAAAAAGACGGGACCCTGGCGCTGTGGCTCCTGGACGGCATCCGGCTGAACCAGCCGCGACTGCTCAATCCGTCGAATCCGGGAGGCACCTGGCGCGTGGTTGCGCCGTGAGATTCAGTGGGATCACTTCCGTTCATTCGTTCACGTGCACGACCTTCGCGGGTGGAAAGCCGTTGAACCACGTCGCGGAAGCGTTGCTGTAAGCGCCGATGTTCTTCGAATAGACGAGATCCTCGATTTCCAGGTCCGGCAATTCTTCCGACTGCGAGATCGTGTCCAGTCCGTCGCAAGTCTGGCCGAAGACCGCGCAAATCTCCGTTTTGCCCTTCTTGAACGCTTTCAAGTGGTACTGGCAATGGTCGAAGATGATTCCGGAGAACGTGTGATACACGCTGTCGTCGATGAAATAGCACGGTTTGCCGTCGCGCACCGCCTTGCCAATGATGCGCGCGATGGAAGTGGCCGCAGTGGCCACGAGAAAGCGGCCCGGCTCCGCGAGAATCTGCATGTCCTCCGGGAAAAGCCGGTCGATCTCGGCGTTGATCTTCCGGGCCAGCGCACTGAACGGCTTGACGTGTTTGTTGTAATGCGCGGGAAAACCGCCGCCAATGTCGAGAATTTTGATTTCGTGGCCGCGCGACTTGGCTTCCTTCAACACCGCCCCCGCCATGTTGAGCGCCTGGACGAAATTCTCGAAGTTCGTGCACTGGCTGCCCACGTGAAAGCTCACGCCTTCGACGACCAATCCCATGCCGAAGGCCGCCTGGATCAAATCCACCGCTTCGCCGGGATCGCAGCCGAACTTCGAGGAAAGCTCGACCATTGACCCAGTATTCGGCACGCGCAGACGCAGCACCACGCCAGCGTGCGGCGCGTACTGCTTGATTTTTTTTAGCTCGTTCAGGTTGTCGTAAGTGACGAGCGGCTTGTATTGATCGAGCGCCTGGAGCGTTTCCTTTGGCTTGGTCGGGTTGGCGTAGATGATCTTGTCCCAGATGAAATCCTGCTGCTCCTTCGCCGGGAGGTGTTTGATGTTTTCATAAACGAGCATGAATTCTGGGAGCGAGGCGACGTCGAAGCTCGCGCCGGCTCGATAGAGCGTGCGGACAATCTCCGGCGCCGGATTGGCTTTGACGGCGTAATAACCCTGGACCTTGGGCAAATGCTTTTTGAACTCAGCGTAATTGCGCCGGATGATGTCGTGATCGATCACCACCAGCGGTGTGCCGTGCTGGCTGGCGAGCGCTTGGAGCTGTTTCTGGGTCATGTTTGTTCCCATTCTTCGCGGGAAATCCCGGTTTCCTTACTGCTTGGTCCGCGGGATGGACGACAAAGCTCGAAGCGCAGAGTTGCACTCTGCCGTATCGCAGAATTGTATTCTGCGGGGCGTCTCCCAGTCCGAGCACGCTGGGAGTTGCCGGCGCCCTGCCGATTGGAAATCGGCGATACCGCAGATTGAAAATCTGCGCTACGGTTCTCCGGTCGATCTGTCGTCAATCCCACGGTCTGCACAGTAAGGATGCGGCTGGCGAGCGACCAATCGATATCTCCGCGGTGAGGATTGGGAATTGGCACGGTGAGTTCTCCCTTGCGCATCACCATATGACGCCGACCGGGCTCTGGTCCGCTCCAGCCCAGGCGGCGCATCCGGCGGATGCATTCACGCCGCTCAATCGGCTTCGGCATAGTCCGGTTGCAGATTGATGTCCACTCCGTCAATCACACCGAACCGGTCACCATGCCGGAGCTTGATCATAATCCAGTCCTCCAAGCTGCTCTGCAACTCCTCCCGGCACTCCTCCAGGGTTGGACCTTCCGCCCAAAGTCCCGGACATTCGGGAATCCGCGCGAAGAAACGGCGGTTCTCCATCAGCTCGCACTTCGCATGACGCATGGCCGCCTGGATGTATTGTGTCAGCATATGGCTTGATCAACAACTTGAAGGATAGCCGGGCTCGTGGAGGACGCCAGATGGATTTCAGTCCAAGGCTGGTTCTGCACCGTCGATCATTTTCACTTTGTTGTGGGCGAAATACTCTTTCGTGAGCGCCTTCATCATGCGCGGGCGTTGGTCGTAAAGCCGTTTCAGCTTGCGCGGCTTGTGTTTCGCCAACGCGTAATGCGTGAAGATCGGCATGGCGATGGTGGTGTCGGTGTAACACACGACGGCATCGGGCAATTTGGTGGGATCAACCTTGCCCCAACTGACGGCTTCGCTCGGCGTCGCGCCGGAGAGGCCGCCGGTGTCGGGCCGGGCGTCGGTCACCTGGATGAAGAAGTCCTGGCCGTATTCTTTGATCCGCAGCACTTCCTGGATTTGCGGCTCGGTTTGGAGCATGAAATTCTTCGGGCTGCCGCCGCCCCACAGCACGACGCCGCTCCGGCCCCCCGCACGCTTGGCGGCAAGCACGAACGCCGTGGTTTCATTGACGTCGATGGACGGATTGATGCGGAGTTTGCTGCCGCGGATCTCAACACCGGCCACGTTCATGCCGATGGTTGAGTCTCCCGGTGACGAGGTGTAGCAAGGCACGCCGGCGCGATAAGCCGCCGCCGTGACGGACACGTCTTTCAGCCGGTTCTTGCGTTCCCATTCGGCGGCGTAGCGACCGATCAAGTGGTGCAACTCGGCCGTACCCATTTCTTTCTGGAATTCTGGCTGACAGAAGATCTCGCGCAGCAAATCGTCCGTCGCCATCAACCCATCGGAGTAAGGAATGACCACGTCGTAGATGCGGACCAGATCATTGTCGCGCAGGTCGGTGTCATCAAATTTGAAACTGCCGCTGTGCACCGGGTAATTCAGCGCGAAGTGCAGGTCGTGGTAAAGATTCGCGCCGGTCGAAACGATCCAATCCACGAAGCCGGCCTTGATCAACGGGATGATGGACGAACAGCCGAGGCCCGCCGGCGTGAGCGCGCCGGAAATGCTCATGCCGATGGTCACGTCGGGCGCGAGCATGCGGTCGGTGAAAAGCTGGCACGCTTCCCGGAGCCGGGCGGAATTGTAGGCGAGAAAAACTTCATCGACGAGGTACGTGAGCTTTTCCTTGCCGGTCAGGTTCTTCGGCATAATGCGCTTGCCCGACATGTATTTCTTTTTGTGCGGGCAATGCTTTTCTTTTAGCCAATCCGGCATTTCGGAAACGTCTTCGCGAGAGCGGACGTTCGTTCGTTCGGTTCGAGCCATAGGTCAGATAAAATCTTGTTGGCGCTCACGATACGAATGGATCGCGGCTTGCCAATCTCGAAATGGAAGATTCTCGCGGTGGCGTCCCTCCGTGAAACGGGGCGAGTGTCCGAGGCGGCGCCAATCGCCATTGCAATCACGCGTATCCATCGGTGAAGGTAGTTAAGGTGGGGCGAAGCTCCCGCTGAGCCAATGCCATCGAAGAACAGCTCCGCAGGAGCGTCGCTCCACCGTCGTTAACTGATGAGGGGTTACAATCGCGCTGCCTTTGCGGTTGTTTTCCAGAATCCTGCTCGTTAGTTTCCGCTGCATGACATGGCCGGCAACTTTTCGAGTTCGGGGATGGATACTGCTCTTCATGGTTCTCGCGATTCCTCTGCCTGCTCAGGCGGCTGCGGCTCTCCAGGAGCGCGCGGATCAATTCTTGATTCTCGTGAACGCGGGCTATCAAGCGCTCTATCGGGTCAACAGCGAAGCGCAATGGGCCGCCGCCACGGACGTCACGCCGGCGCATGATGCGGCTTCCGAGGCGGCCGGCAAATCGTTGGCCGCGTTTAACGGCAATCCGGCGGTGATTCGCGAAGCGAAGATGCTGCTCGAACACCGAAGCGAGCTTCGCCCGATCACGGTTCGCCAGTTGGAACGCGTCCTGTTGAACGCCGCGGAAGGGCCGATGACCAATCCCGAACTGGTCAGCGCCCGGATCGCCGCCGAAACGAAGCAGGCCTCCGTCCTCAATTCGTTCACTTTTCGCCTGGACGGAAAACCGATCACGGCCAACGAAATCGACAACCTCCTGCAATCCTCCACGAATCTGGCCGGGCGCCGCGCCGTGTGGGAAGCATCCAAGCAGTCCGGGCCGGCGTTGAAACCGGGCTTGATCAAGTTGCGCGACCTGCGCAACGGCGTGGCACGCGAGTTGGGTCATCAGGATTATTTTGCCCTCCAAGTCGCTGGATACGGAATGACCACCGAGGAGATAGTCAACCTTCAGCAAAGTTTCATGCGCGACTTGAAGCCGCTGTATCTGCAACTGCACACCTGGGTGAAGCACAAGCTCGCGCGGAAGTACGGCCAGCCCGTGCCGAAACGCATTCCCGCCCATTGGCTCAACAATCGCTGGAGCCAGAATTGGGTCGGCATTGTTGAGGGCGCCAACCTCGATCCGTATTTCAAAGACCGAACCGCGGAGTGGATCGTGAAGACCGCCGAGCAGTTCTACGTCGGCCTGGGCTTTTTACCGTTGCCAGCGAGCTTCTGGAGGGCGTCCGACCTTTATCCGGTCCCGGCGGGCGGCTCGCGAAAGAAAAACACTCACGCTTCCTGCTGGCACCTGGATTTGGACAAAGACATTCGATCGCTCATGAGCGTGGAGCCCAACACGCAATGGTTCGAGACCACGCACCACGAATTGGGGCACGGCTATTATTTCATGAGTTACACGCGGCCCGAAGTTCCTCCCTTGCTCCGGTTGGGGGCGAATCCCGCGTTCCATGAAGGGATGGGCGAGTTGATCTCGCTGGCGTCGGGGGCGGCGCCGTACTTGCAGTCGGTGGGTATTTTGCCGGCGGATTACAGAGTCGATCAAACGGCGTTTCTGTTGAACGATGCGCTGGCCAACTCGGTTCCGTTCATCTTCTGGAGTTCAGGAACGATGACGCATTGGGAAGCGGACATCTACGCGCGCAACCTGACTCCAGACCAGTGGAACGCGCGCTGGTGGGAATACGTCCGGGAATTCCAGGGCGTCGAACCGCCGTCGGAACGGGGCGAGGAATTTTGCGACGCGGCGACCAAGACGCACATCAACGACACGCCGGCTTATTATTACTCTTACGCCGTGGCCACGGTGCTGAAGTTCCAGTTCCACGATTACATCGCGCGGAAAATTCTCCGCCAACCTCCGCAATCCTGCAATTACGCGAACAACAAAGCGGTGGGCGAGTTCCTGCGCAACATCATGGAGAAAGGTGGAACGGAAGATTGGCGGAAGGTTCTGCGCGAAGCAACCGGCGAAGATCTATCGACGCGTCCGATGGTAGACTACTTCAAACCGCTGCTGGCCTGGCTACAGGAGCAGAACAAAGGCCGGGCGATTGGATGGGATGACTGATTGCGGATTGCAGATTCCTTATCGCCTCGTCGGTTCCAACGCCGGATCACGGACCACGGACCACCGACCACTGACAACTCACTCATGGCTGCTCGTAGAGCACCACCAGGAAAATGTCCGATGGCGGGTGCGGGCCCTTGGAAATCGCGAACGCGCCTTCGTCCGGCGGCGGACTTTGCGGGGCGATGTTGCCAAACATATTGACGACGCGAACCTTGGATTCGGCCAGCCAGGCGTTCACCTGTTTCTCCAACTGGCCAACGTCCGTTTCAAGCGCCTTGAAGATTTTGATTTGATGCACGATTTGATCCTCGAATGAGCTGCAATCAATATCCCGAGACTACCGCCGCCAGCGCGGTTTCAGTTTCAAGTCGCACTCTAGTCAGCGCGCTATCGCCGGGCAAGAGTTTTGCCGCAGCGATGCTCGTTTTGCGACTTTGGGAACGCCGGCGTCCCCGCGGGCATGTCGGATTGCTGAAAGATAACGGGAATTCGCCAACAAGGATGTCGGCGCTCCCGACAAAACAAGCATTGCTGGTTCTGCCGGGTGACGTTGCATGACTTGTTCGATCATCATTCCGGTCTTTAACCAACTCCCCTTCACGGAGGCTTGCCTGAGCGCTGTGTTCCGCACGCTCCCGGCCAACGTCGGCGTGGAGGTGATTGTGGTGGACAACGGATCGACGGACGGGACCGCGGAGTTCCTTCAACGAGCCGCGGCGGAGAACGGCTTGTTGCG
The DNA window shown above is from Verrucomicrobiota bacterium and carries:
- a CDS encoding type III PLP-dependent enzyme, which codes for MTQKQLQALASQHGTPLVVIDHDIIRRNYAEFKKHLPKVQGYYAVKANPAPEIVRTLYRAGASFDVASLPEFMLVYENIKHLPAKEQQDFIWDKIIYANPTKPKETLQALDQYKPLVTYDNLNELKKIKQYAPHAGVVLRLRVPNTGSMVELSSKFGCDPGEAVDLIQAAFGMGLVVEGVSFHVGSQCTNFENFVQALNMAGAVLKEAKSRGHEIKILDIGGGFPAHYNKHVKPFSALARKINAEIDRLFPEDMQILAEPGRFLVATAATSIARIIGKAVRDGKPCYFIDDSVYHTFSGIIFDHCQYHLKAFKKGKTEICAVFGQTCDGLDTISQSEELPDLEIEDLVYSKNIGAYSNASATWFNGFPPAKVVHVNE
- a CDS encoding type II toxin-antitoxin system HicB family antitoxin, encoding MLTQYIQAAMRHAKCELMENRRFFARIPECPGLWAEGPTLEECREELQSSLEDWIMIKLRHGDRFGVIDGVDINLQPDYAEAD
- a CDS encoding deoxyhypusine synthase codes for the protein MSGKRIMPKNLTGKEKLTYLVDEVFLAYNSARLREACQLFTDRMLAPDVTIGMSISGALTPAGLGCSSIIPLIKAGFVDWIVSTGANLYHDLHFALNYPVHSGSFKFDDTDLRDNDLVRIYDVVIPYSDGLMATDDLLREIFCQPEFQKEMGTAELHHLIGRYAAEWERKNRLKDVSVTAAAYRAGVPCYTSSPGDSTIGMNVAGVEIRGSKLRINPSIDVNETTAFVLAAKRAGGRSGVVLWGGGSPKNFMLQTEPQIQEVLRIKEYGQDFFIQVTDARPDTGGLSGATPSEAVSWGKVDPTKLPDAVVCYTDTTIAMPIFTHYALAKHKPRKLKRLYDQRPRMMKALTKEYFAHNKVKMIDGAEPALD
- a CDS encoding M2 family metallopeptidase, which gives rise to MTWPATFRVRGWILLFMVLAIPLPAQAAAALQERADQFLILVNAGYQALYRVNSEAQWAAATDVTPAHDAASEAAGKSLAAFNGNPAVIREAKMLLEHRSELRPITVRQLERVLLNAAEGPMTNPELVSARIAAETKQASVLNSFTFRLDGKPITANEIDNLLQSSTNLAGRRAVWEASKQSGPALKPGLIKLRDLRNGVARELGHQDYFALQVAGYGMTTEEIVNLQQSFMRDLKPLYLQLHTWVKHKLARKYGQPVPKRIPAHWLNNRWSQNWVGIVEGANLDPYFKDRTAEWIVKTAEQFYVGLGFLPLPASFWRASDLYPVPAGGSRKKNTHASCWHLDLDKDIRSLMSVEPNTQWFETTHHELGHGYYFMSYTRPEVPPLLRLGANPAFHEGMGELISLASGAAPYLQSVGILPADYRVDQTAFLLNDALANSVPFIFWSSGTMTHWEADIYARNLTPDQWNARWWEYVREFQGVEPPSERGEEFCDAATKTHINDTPAYYYSYAVATVLKFQFHDYIARKILRQPPQSCNYANNKAVGEFLRNIMEKGGTEDWRKVLREATGEDLSTRPMVDYFKPLLAWLQEQNKGRAIGWDD